A genomic region of Podarcis raffonei isolate rPodRaf1 chromosome 13, rPodRaf1.pri, whole genome shotgun sequence contains the following coding sequences:
- the LOC128400331 gene encoding LOW QUALITY PROTEIN: olfactory receptor 1-like (The sequence of the model RefSeq protein was modified relative to this genomic sequence to represent the inferred CDS: substituted 1 base at 1 genomic stop codon) codes for MRIVIILEAATEMGXCDLQLIKSMWNTEKENQTVITEFILLGFGDLPELQPHLFVLFLVIYIVTITGNLLILLLVVSDQHPHTPMYFFLANLSCLETCYSSIILPKMLANLISDKKSISLSGCLSQFYLFGSCVGIETYLLAAMSYDRYLAICKPLHYTSIMHVKLCVQLIVGAWIDSMLANCVILYMMAQLSFCGPNVMDHYFCDFIPLEKLSCSDTSMIELVTFLSTFIFTITPFLLTLTSYVCIITTILKIPSTTGRQKAFSTCSSHLIVVCIFYGTIIIVYMLPDTPTLRDLNKVFSVFYTVLTPLVNPLIYSLRNKEVHRALRRVCSKVTHFARMYCHNWFQ; via the exons ATGAGGATTGTAATCATATTGGAAGCTGCAACAGAGATG GGTTGATGTGACCTGCAGTTGATTAAATCAATGTGGAACACAGAGAAGGAAAACCAGACAGTTATCACAGAATTCATTCTCTTGGGATTTGGGGATCTCCCTGAGCTTCAGCCCCATCTTTTTGTACTGTTCCTAGTGATTTACATTGTGACAATAACTGGGAATCTCCTTATCCTTTTGCTAGTTGTGTCTGAtcaacacccccacacccccatgtacttcttcctggcCAATTTGTCTTGCTTGGAGACCTGCTATAGCTCTATTATCTTGCCCAAAATGTTGGCCAATTTGATAAGTGACAAGAAGTCCATTTCTCTTAGTGGATGTCTGTCCCAGTTTTATTTGTTTGGTTCTTGTGTAGGTATAGAGACATATCTCCTGGCAGCGATGTCCTATGACCGCTACCTGGCGATATGTAAACCTTTGCACTACACTTCTATCATGCATGTAAAGCTCTGTGTTCAGCTCATCGTTGGGGCATGGATCGACTCTATGCTGGCTAATTGTGTAATATTATACATGATGGCCCAGTTATCCTTCTGTGGCCCAAATGTCATGGATCATTACTTTTGCGACTTCATCCCACTTGAAAAACTCTCCTGCAGTGATACAAGCATGATTGAACTTGTCACCTTTCTTTCGACCTTCATTTTCACTATCACCCCATTTCTACTGACCCTCACATCCTATGTttgcatcatcaccaccatcctaAAGATACCATCCACCACTGGACGGCaaaaggccttttccacctgctcCTCTCATCTGattgttgtctgcattttttatGGCACAATAATCATTGTCTACATGCTGCCAGATACACCAACTCTGAGAGACCTCAATAAAGTCTTCTCTGTCTTCTATACAGTCTTGACACCTCTCGTCAATCCTTTAATCTACAGTTTAAGAAATAAAGAAGTACATAGAGCCCTAAGAAGAGTTTGCAGCAAGGTGACGCATTTTGCAAGGATGTACTGTCATAACTGGTTTCAATAA